From the genome of Prunus persica cultivar Lovell chromosome G8, Prunus_persica_NCBIv2, whole genome shotgun sequence:
tgagcagttatcacattcccataaaccttagcaaaaagaactctgaaattgaattatggaaccagaaactgcattgcagtttctggttcaaaatttagtacaaacaaccagaaatcaaaaatgcaaagacagtagctaaaactaatatcaaaacacatgtaaattcatgagcagttatcacattcccataaagcctagcaaaaagaactctgaaattgaattatggaaccagaaactgcaatgcagtttctggttcaaaatttagtacaaacaaccagaaatcaaaaatgcaaaaacagtagctaaaactaatatcaaaacacatttaaattcatgagcagttatcacattcccataaaccctagcaaaaagaactctgaaattgaattatggaaccagaaactgcaatgcagtttctggttcaaaatttagtacaaacaaccagaaatcaaaaatgcaaagacagtagctaaaactaatatcaaaacacatttaacttcatgagcagttatcacattcccataaaccctagcaaaaagaactctgaaattgaattatggaaccagaaactgcattgcagtttctggttcaaaatttagtacaaacaaccagaaattttGAATCCAACGATTTTGAATGGTTAATCCCTATAAACGAAGCAAAACCTAAACGAAGAGTAGTTTTGAATCCAACGAttcatccatttttccaaaaactgcattgcataaaGAACAACAGCAAAAATGTGTAATCCCTAAAATCGAAGACAAATCTGTGTTAGAGGGTCATTTTCTTACTGTTTTTTTCCCAAGAGAGTGAAAATCGCTTCGATAGTCGTCAGTGGTTGtcgttgttggtggtggtttctgctcgtcgtcgttgctgctcgtcgtcgttgctgctcgttgttggtggtggtcgttgctcgtcgtcgttgctgGTCGTCGTTCctcgtcgtcgttgctgctcgttgttggtggtggtcaGTGTGGAACTATCTCTGAGTTTCTGTAGTTGAAGATGAAAGGTCGCGCGAAAGGGTTTTTGGAACTGATTCAATTTGAGTAGTGTCgttttttgttctgttttcagTCTTGTTATGTCGTTTTGTTGAGTGGGTAAAAACTAAATATCTATATTTGACAATAAAGCACAATGACACATGTAGTAATTTTAGTGCTCTTCAATGTTATTTTAGTAAAAGTAAGTGTTACTTTACTGTCTTTGGtcttatattaattaagtaaaattgtaTATCTATCTTTCAAATTAGtaaagtattttatgttttaaaactaaagctcCCTAATTAAAACAGCTGGTGTTTCCGcgttttttttactttttacttttttaaacGCAACAACTCAGCAACTGAGTCACCGAGTTATGACACCGGCCTTTCATATTACATTTTGAAAACCAAAATAGCGCCACAACAATACATTCCCTCTTCTTTtcgtctgtctgtctgtctctctctgtttctcttcaaAAAGTAAGCGAAAGTGATCGAGCGAGAGTATTGAGTTCAACGATTGAGCCATTGATTTTCTCTGCAACGATTGAGCGAGTGATTTTCTGGGTTCTCTCTCTGTAACGACTGTGTGAAATTTTGGGTTCTTAAATCAAGAATGGCGTCGTCTGTCATAAAGCGCAGACAATTGGAGGATGGCTTTGGTTCCTTTGAGTTTCAGTTTCAGACCCAGAAGAGGATAAGGTCTTCTAGGGTTTCTGAGACCCAACGGAATGTAGCCGTTGAGGAAAAGTCGACTGTTGGTCTTCCTCTGCGCAAGGGTTTGGCTTCGTCTGCTACAAAAAATGCCGACCCAGAATCAGAAGAGTTGGGTTTCGATGAAATCTGTCAGACccagaagaggaagaggtcTTCTAGAGTTTCTGAGACCCAACGAAATGTAGCCGTTGTGGAAAAGTCGACTGTTGGTCTTCCTCTGTGCAAGGGTTTGGCTTCGTCTGCTACAAAAAATGCCAACCCAGAATCAGAAGAGGGTTTTGATGAAATCTGTCAAACccagaagaggaagaggtcTTCTAGGGTTTCTGAGACCCAACGGAAGGAAAAGCCGACTGTTGGTCTTCCTCTGCGCCAAGTCAAAGATTTGGCTTCGTCTGCTTCAAAAGAGACGTTGGATTGTTCTAAAGTCTTGCATTCTCTGATGAACCTCGGCCATGCGAGCTACTTCAACAAGCCTGTTGTTGATCCTGTGGCTGAGAATTTGCCGGGTTATTTCGACGAAATCTGGAGGCCGATGGATTTGGGTACTGTGAAATCGAAATTGGATAGGGGTGTCTACTCCAGCGCTGATGGCTTTGCTGCTGATGTCAGGCTTATCTTCTCAAACGCTTTCAGATATTTCCCCCTTGGTAGTAGAAATCGTGCAGCAGCGAAGCATCTCAGTGGGGTTTTTGAGACCCAATGGAAAGAAGCGGAGGAGAAAATGTCAAAGACCGCTTGTCCTCCTCCTACTCCTCCTCTGCCCAAACGGAGACCAAATGGCAAGAGCTCTTCTGCTTGTAGGGTTCTTATACAAAGTCAAGTGGTTGTTGGGGTTTCTGATTCTCACTCAGTTAAGTCAACCAAAGATGATGACTTGGGCACCCTTGTTCATCATGCCATGTATCAGGCCACAGACAATCTTTCTCCATGTAAGGCTAGGCGAATTCAGTCGCTGAAGATGCGATTTTCAGGTACAATACGAAAAGCAAACAAGATACTTAAGGGTCTACCTGATTCTCCACCAAGGAGAAAATTGATGCATCGGATGGGTCAAAGGGAATTGGCTCGCCGTGCCGTTTTGAACATGGAGAAGTCAGTCCAATTTGAGGACCCTTTAAAGGATCTCAAACAACTTGAGATTCTGTGTGGCTGTGGCAGTGAAAAGGTCTACCTTGGATTGCCCCTTAAGCATTTGGGTTTATACctcaaagaagatgacgagTTACAGGGTCAGGACGAGGAGGCTTTTCTGAATGGAGATCGGGAGGAAGGCGAGATCTGCTGGCAGGAAAGCGATTGGGAGGAAGGTGAGATCCGCTCATGAAGTACAGGTTAGAGTTTACAAGGAAAATGAGGCATAGGTTACAAGCCACCTTGCCTCTGTTATTTGTTGTATATGGTAGTTGAATATATACTTTAGTAATTCTGATTTGTTATTGTTGAGATGCCAGATTTGGAATATAACCCAATGCTCGACAAGATAGATGACTAAGAATCTTGTTTTATGGAATCTCTGTAAGTTTTACTTTCTAATTTGTTATAGATGAGATTTCCAATGTGGATATATCTGCCTGATGCAATCCTACACATCCAGATAACTTGGAAACATTAGCAAAGTTTGCATTGTTATGATGCATATAAGATAAAATGTGTGTATGTTCCAGGATATAATTTGTTATAGATGAGGTTTCCAATGTCGATATTGTTTCTCTAAAATGTTTTACTTCTTGAAACTTTTTCCAAGAtacaacagaagaaaaaatgtgTATGTTCtgttgtgt
Proteins encoded in this window:
- the LOC18768741 gene encoding bromodomain-containing factor 1 isoform X1, with the protein product MASSVIKRRQLEDGFGSFEFQFQTQKRIRSSRVSETQRNVAVEEKSTVGLPLRKGLASSATKNADPESEELGFDEICQTQKRKRSSRVSETQRNVAVVEKSTVGLPLCKGLASSATKNANPESEEGFDEICQTQKRKRSSRVSETQRKEKPTVGLPLRQVKDLASSASKETLDCSKVLHSLMNLGHASYFNKPVVDPVAENLPGYFDEIWRPMDLGTVKSKLDRGVYSSADGFAADVRLIFSNAFRYFPLGSRNRAAAKHLSGVFETQWKEAEEKMSKTACPPPTPPLPKRRPNGKSSSACRVLIQSQVVVGVSDSHSVKSTKDDDLGTLVHHAMYQATDNLSPCKARRIQSLKMRFSGTIRKANKILKGLPDSPPRRKLMHRMGQRELARRAVLNMEKSVQFEDPLKDLKQLEILCGCGSEKVYLGLPLKHLGLYLKEDDELQGQDEEAFLNGDREEGEICWQESDWEEDLEYNPMLDKIDD
- the LOC18768741 gene encoding bromodomain-containing factor 1 isoform X2; translation: MASSVIKRRQLEDGFGSFEFQFQTQKRIRSSRVSETQRNVAVEEKSTVGLPLRKGLASSATKNADPESEELGFDEICQTQKRKRSSRVSETQRNVAVVEKSTVGLPLCKGLASSATKNANPESEEGFDEICQTQKRKRSSRVSETQRKEKPTVGLPLRQVKDLASSASKETLDCSKVLHSLMNLGHASYFNKPVVDPVAENLPGYFDEIWRPMDLGTVKSKLDRGVYSSADGFAADVRLIFSNAFRYFPLGSRNRAAAKHLSGVFETQWKEAEEKMSKTACPPPTPPLPKRRPNGKSSSACRVLIQSQVVVGVSDSHSVKSTKDDDLGTLVHHAMYQATDNLSPCKARRIQSLKMRFSGTIRKANKILKGLPDSPPRRKLMHRMGQRELARRAVLNMEKSVQFEDPLKDLKQLEILCGCGSEKVYLGLPLKHLGLYLKEDDELQGQDEEAFLNGDREEGEICWQESDWEEGEIRS